The genomic window ATCGATAAGATAGGTATCCAAGAAATACTTGCTCATTATTTTAGAATCATCGATCCTACTAGCCTTAACAAACAGGGTAATGATCGTGGTACTCAATACCGTACTGGTATTTACTATGAAAAACCTGAATATAAAGAAATAGTTGCTAAAGCTTTAGAAGAACTTCAGAAAAAATATTCTGAGCCAGTAGTAGTAGAAAATCAGCAACTTAAAAACTTCTATATGGCTGAAGAGTATCATCAAGACTACTTAATCAAAAATCCTAATGGATATTGCCATATTGATTTGAGTTTGGCCGATAAACCTCTTGAAGGAGTAAAAAAAATGAAAAAAGGCTTTGATGAAACTACTTATGTAAAACCGTCGGATGAGGAACTTAAGAAAATACTAACTCCTGAGCAATATAGGGTTACTCAAGAAGAAGGTACTGAATTTGCTTTCAGTCACGCCTACGATAATCTTTTTGAGCCTGGTATTTATGTAGATGTCGTTAGTGGAGAACCGTTATTTAGCTCTGATGATAAATACAATTCTGGTTGCGGATGGCCAAGCTTCTCTAAACCAATAGAAGACGATAACGTACATGAGAAAAAAGACTTTAAAATCGGCTATCCTCGCACTGAAGTTCGCAGTAGTGCAGCTGACTCGCATCTAGGTCATGTGTTTAACGACGGTCCAAAAGAGTTTGGTGGTTTGCGTTATTGCATTAATGGTGCAAGCCTTAAATTCATTCCATATAGCGAGATGAAAGAAGCAGGTTATGAAGATTGGATGGACAAAGTAAAACCAATTTCTGGTGGTGCAAAAGAAGTAAACAAAAAATAAAGTTAAATAAATTCTATCAAAACCCCCAAAAGTTTTAACTTACTGGGGGTTTGTTATTTGGTATGTTATTAAGATGCGTGGCTTTAAATTATTTTCTTATGCATCCATTCGAAAAACTATTATATTTTGTTATGCATTCACTCAAAAAAGTATCATAACTACTGCCGTCTGAATCAATAATATCTAAAACTTTACATGTATCATCATTGCAGTCCATATAAAAGTTAACATAACGTCTTGTTCTTTCATCTGATTTATTGGCGAGAAATTCAACTTCGAAAAATGAATCGCCCCATTTTATGGTTGGAGTTGAAGGGTCGACCACTTCTTGTTTACCATACAATGACCACTGAGAAGTTCTTAAATAACAAAGTTCTTTATCAGGAAGTGGCAATGATGGGTCAGACTTCTCAATTATGACCTCATCATGAGCTATTGCTTCTTCTAATTTTTTTTGAAGACTCTCACTGGCATTAGCCATTAAGTCACCCCAAATAAAAACTGTTGGATTCAAAACGGCATCATCTCCCTTAGATTTGGAAGAAAATGCACTAATGCTTGGCTCATATATAGAATTGATAACTTCCTTACCCTTAATAAATTTATTAATTCCTTTTAATTCTTTGTTATTGGGATTAGTTTTTTCCTTAGATTTTCTCAACTGTTCTCCACACTCACTTTTTTTAAGTGCCTCTTTTAAGCTTTGGCCATGTTCATTAATAAAGTCTTTAACCAGACAATATTTCTTTCCACCGCATCCAGAATTGCTTTTAAGAGGACAAATAAGTTTGAATTCAACCGTTTTTCTAGATGATGGATCGTTTTTAAATTGAAGAAAAGTTGCAGTTGCAGATCCATGTTTACTTGCATAAGCAACTTCAGATGGTTCAAGATCCTGCCACTCTCCATATATACCCCACATAGGATTTAGGCAATATTTAGGTGAACTTAAGTCGGTTTCTTTGATACCTGCATCGTGCAATTTAGCAGCATCAAAAAGTTCCCTAAGTTCTTCATTCATAAATTTTCTTAGATCACCCCAACGTGGATCTATTTTTTCACTTGCAAAATCCTTATTTTTTTCTTCTATTACACGTGTGTAATTTGAATAAATATCCACAACTGTAAACATTATTGCATCATCTTCAGAGGCATATGCTCCCGAGCACGCCACAAACAAGCTAAATAAAAGAAGTAATTTTTTCATATCTTACTCACAAAAAAACCCGCATAAATGCGGGCCATAAAAAGAAATCAGAATGGAATATCATCAGTTAAGGTACCACCGTTTGAACTACTACCGTAGTTAGGTGCGGTTCCTCTTGAATCATCTTTTGACTGGCTTTGAGCATAAGATAAACCAGAACTACTATTGGAATTACCCCTTGGATTATATGGCTCACGAGAATAGCCTCCGTCAGTGCGGGAACCCCTCTGACCATCTGAGTCACCCTTACTTCCAAGCATCTGCAAATTATCGGCGATAACTTCAGTGGTATATCTATCTACCCCTTGGTTATCCTGATACTTGCGGGTTTTTAGACGGCCCTCCACGTATACCTGAGTACCCTTGCGTAAATAATCTCGGGCAATTTCTGCAAGTCGGTTAAAAAATACAACTCTATGCCATTCTGTCTCTTCGCGACGCTCTCCTGAAGATTTATCGTTCCATACAGAGTTGGTACCTATACTCACAGTAGAAATAACTCTACCTTCAGTGCCAGAGCGAACCTCAGGATCATTTCCCAATCTACCAACGAGAATTACTTTATTAACCGACATGTAATATCCCAATTAAAATTTAACTTAAGTAATTTTACTCTAATTAAAAAATTAAACCCCTTTTACACCTCCTCCAAAATTTCTAGTTCCTCAGATTCTAAAGAGCCATTATCTTGACTAGGTGGTCGATTTAACATAAGCATGGAACTAGCATATATCTCGGTGATGTACTGATCGTTTCCGTCATCATCCTCCCATTTTCTGTTGCGAAGCCTGCCCTCGATATAAACATGGCTTCCCGTCTTTAAAAACTTTTCTGCCAGTTCTGCTAGATTTCCAAACAAAATCACGCGATGCCAATCAGTTCTTTCATGGCGTTCAGAATTTGCTTTGTCCACCCAAACTACTGATGTGGCAATGCTTAAGGTGGCAACTTTTGCGTTGTTTTTATTGACCTTAATTTCTGGATTACGACCTAAATGACCGATTAGAGTTACTTTATTTAAATTTGCCATTTTTTCTCCTTTTAAATGATAGCTTTTTTAGCTTATGGAGAAATGGAGCAGATTTTAAGGAGGTGGATAAAAATGTCTACGTTGGTTTTGAGGATGTGAATTTACTTGAATTAGCGACTAATAGCCACGCTCCATAAAGTAGCACTAGTGCTAAAAATAATAATCTTTCGCTGTTGTATTGAAGAATAAACCCGCCTAGAAAACTACCAAATGCTACGCCTATGGCCTGAGCCATGTTGTAAAGACCCATTGCCAACCCTTTATGTTCAACCGGTGTAACCCTTGAAACCATTGAAGGTATGAGAGCTTCAACAAGATTAAAAACTGTAAAAAAACCAATAAGAAGTACTACAGACCACCACATAGTGTGCGTATCAATAAGCCACAGACCAGCTACTATCATGAGTGTTAATACGCTAAAAATCAGACCTTCGCGGTGCTTATACCCCCTTTCGATTTTTATAATAGCTGGAATCATACCCATGATAGCGACTAAAATTACGGGCAGATAAACCATCCACAACTTACCTACTTGAATCCCCATTCGCCCAAACATATCGGGCAATAAGACAAACAGTGCCATGAGTGATGCATGTAGAACAA from Taylorella equigenitalis ATCC 35865 includes these protein-coding regions:
- a CDS encoding single-stranded DNA-binding protein; translated protein: MANLNKVTLIGHLGRNPEIKVNKNNAKVATLSIATSVVWVDKANSERHERTDWHRVILFGNLAELAEKFLKTGSHVYIEGRLRNRKWEDDDGNDQYITEIYASSMLMLNRPPSQDNGSLESEELEILEEV
- the msrAB gene encoding bifunctional peptide-methionine (S)-S-oxide reductase MsrA/peptide-methionine (R)-S-oxide reductase MsrB translates to MIKFLKVLFSIFLIASTQIACSQSISNNSLAMLKDVDEKSFNIDTSKPTLIKFWASWCPLCLGEIPDLEKWIKDEAFKDVNLITIASPSYLSEKSEEAFKKWAKQSGLYKPDSFPIYVDPKGTHAKKWGIKVYPSWVLLDKNLNPQRIIKGSISKKQAIALINNKDADLKETEKTYFKESKTGESKIPIRTETIYLAGGCFWGVEAYFQKIPGIVDAVSGYANGNVDNPHYKLVTTGTTGFTETVKITYDIDKIGIQEILAHYFRIIDPTSLNKQGNDRGTQYRTGIYYEKPEYKEIVAKALEELQKKYSEPVVVENQQLKNFYMAEEYHQDYLIKNPNGYCHIDLSLADKPLEGVKKMKKGFDETTYVKPSDEELKKILTPEQYRVTQEEGTEFAFSHAYDNLFEPGIYVDVVSGEPLFSSDDKYNSGCGWPSFSKPIEDDNVHEKKDFKIGYPRTEVRSSAADSHLGHVFNDGPKEFGGLRYCINGASLKFIPYSEMKEAGYEDWMDKVKPISGGAKEVNKK
- the ssb gene encoding single-stranded DNA-binding protein, which encodes MSVNKVILVGRLGNDPEVRSGTEGRVISTVSIGTNSVWNDKSSGERREETEWHRVVFFNRLAEIARDYLRKGTQVYVEGRLKTRKYQDNQGVDRYTTEVIADNLQMLGSKGDSDGQRGSRTDGGYSREPYNPRGNSNSSSGLSYAQSQSKDDSRGTAPNYGSSSNGGTLTDDIPF